The following proteins are co-located in the Clostridiales bacterium genome:
- the rbsC gene encoding ribose ABC transporter permease → MWINLKLKSNSNIQFFKSILLKNKPLVVLLILCIVMSILNERFWTWGNIITVLRQTSINAVIATGMTFAILIGGIDLSVGSVLAICGAMAASMISSGVDAPLAILVSLLLGLGIGLVNGLLISKGRLQPFIATLGTMTLLRGFTLVYTQGKPISTSGGIGSGAFSEIGKGYLFYIPIPIYIMMIVFIIAYYVLRHLRMGRYIYSLGSNEEATMYSGIKTDRVKLFVYSASGFLAALAGIIVTARLGSAQPTAGVGYELDAIAAVVLGGTSMSGGIGTISGTVIGALIIGLLNNALNLLQVPSYYQDVAKGVVILIAVLLDRKQKASR, encoded by the coding sequence ATGTGGATTAATTTGAAATTAAAATCAAATAGCAATATACAATTTTTTAAGTCGATTCTTCTAAAAAATAAACCTCTGGTCGTTTTACTGATCCTATGTATTGTGATGTCGATTCTAAATGAACGTTTTTGGACCTGGGGAAATATTATAACGGTCTTACGGCAGACCTCAATCAATGCAGTAATTGCAACTGGCATGACCTTCGCCATCCTCATCGGCGGGATCGACCTTTCTGTCGGTTCGGTTCTGGCGATTTGCGGAGCAATGGCAGCTTCCATGATTTCATCTGGTGTCGACGCACCGCTCGCTATATTAGTATCCCTGCTCCTGGGGCTTGGAATCGGTCTTGTCAACGGCCTTCTGATCAGTAAAGGAAGACTTCAGCCGTTTATCGCAACCTTAGGAACAATGACGCTATTGAGAGGATTTACTCTGGTCTATACCCAGGGAAAACCCATCAGCACTTCGGGAGGCATCGGTTCCGGAGCTTTTTCGGAAATCGGAAAAGGCTACCTATTCTATATACCGATACCGATCTATATCATGATGATTGTTTTTATCATTGCTTATTACGTATTACGCCATCTCAGAATGGGTCGCTATATTTATTCACTGGGTTCTAATGAAGAAGCTACCATGTACTCTGGGATTAAGACAGACCGTGTCAAACTGTTTGTATACAGCGCGTCGGGATTCCTTGCTGCTTTAGCTGGAATCATCGTTACCGCTCGCCTCGGTTCTGCCCAGCCCACTGCAGGTGTAGGTTATGAGTTGGATGCCATTGCTGCGGTTGTATTGGGTGGTACCAGTATGTCCGGCGGTATCGGAACCATTTCCGGAACAGTAATCGGTGCCCTGATCATCGGACTCTTAAATAATGCCTTAAACCTTCTTCAGGTACCTTCCTACTATCAGGATGTTGCAAAAGGAGTCGTCATACTGATCGCCGTACTGCTCGATAGAAAGCAGAAGGCTTCCAGGTAA
- the obgE gene encoding GTPase ObgE produces the protein MFVDRAKISIRSGKGGDGCVSFRREPYVPEGGPNGGDGGKGGDVIFQADNNLRTLMDFRYKRKYEAENGQNGMKYNRFGKQGEDLIIKVPQGTIVIDEESGLVMKDLLNHGDRFVAARGGKGGKGNVNFKNSVRQAPNFAEAGGFAQSRNILLELKLIADVGLIGFPNVGKSTLLSVSTSANPKIANYHFTTITPNLGVVEMYDTSFVMADIPGLIEGAHTGAGLGLDFLKHIERTKLLIHVVDVSGSEGRDAIEDFDKINNELKSFGEMLLKKPQLVAANKMDMLDEEDPRYVSFKAYVEEKGYRVFPISAPINQGVKELMGAAAAELNRIEQEPQAEDSYEYFDFEKDKEDPDYREIYASRRGNAYVLEGKQLRKIFNSTNFNDMGSLRYLYKYIEKNGAIEKLKELGLDEGDTIKVFDYEFEYFDE, from the coding sequence ATGTTTGTTGACAGAGCAAAAATATCCATCAGATCGGGAAAAGGCGGAGACGGTTGTGTATCCTTCCGCAGAGAACCTTACGTTCCGGAAGGCGGACCCAACGGAGGCGATGGAGGAAAGGGCGGAGATGTCATCTTCCAAGCTGACAATAATCTCAGAACGCTGATGGATTTTCGTTATAAAAGAAAATATGAAGCTGAAAATGGTCAAAACGGTATGAAGTATAACCGTTTCGGAAAGCAAGGTGAGGATCTCATCATCAAGGTACCGCAAGGAACCATTGTAATCGATGAAGAAAGCGGACTTGTAATGAAAGATCTGCTGAACCACGGCGATCGTTTTGTGGCGGCAAGAGGCGGGAAAGGCGGTAAGGGAAATGTAAATTTTAAAAATTCCGTTCGTCAAGCACCTAATTTTGCCGAAGCAGGCGGCTTTGCTCAATCTAGAAATATTCTTCTTGAACTAAAGTTAATCGCTGATGTGGGCTTAATCGGGTTCCCCAACGTGGGAAAATCCACACTGTTGTCCGTTTCCACAAGCGCAAATCCAAAGATCGCCAACTATCATTTTACAACCATTACGCCGAATCTGGGCGTAGTAGAGATGTATGATACCAGTTTTGTGATGGCTGATATTCCGGGGCTCATCGAAGGGGCTCATACCGGTGCCGGATTAGGGCTGGATTTCTTAAAGCACATCGAGCGAACGAAGTTATTGATTCATGTGGTGGATGTCTCCGGATCAGAAGGACGCGACGCCATTGAAGATTTTGATAAAATTAATAATGAACTAAAATCCTTCGGAGAAATGCTGCTGAAAAAGCCCCAGCTGGTAGCTGCAAATAAAATGGACATGCTGGATGAAGAAGATCCGCGATACGTTTCCTTCAAAGCATATGTTGAAGAAAAAGGTTATCGAGTGTTCCCCATATCCGCGCCTATCAATCAAGGGGTGAAAGAGCTCATGGGGGCAGCAGCGGCAGAGCTTAACCGAATCGAGCAGGAACCTCAGGCAGAGGATTCTTACGAGTACTTCGACTTTGAAAAGGACAAAGAAGATCCTGATTATAGGGAAATCTATGCTTCTCGCCGCGGAAATGCATATGTCCTGGAAGGAAAGCAGCTTCGTAAAATCTTCAATTCTACGAACTTCAATGACATGGGCTCTTTGAGATATTTGTACAAGTATATTGAAAAAAACGGAGCCATTGAAAAACTGAAGGAACTAGGGTTGGATGAGGGCGATACGATTAAGGTATTCGATTATGAATTCGAATATTTTGATGAATAA
- a CDS encoding DUF896 domain-containing protein gives MTKEKIDRINVLARKSKTEGLNPEEKEEQAKLRAEYLEKFRDNFRGHLESIKFVDDDCVEKGKEKN, from the coding sequence CTGACAAAAGAAAAAATCGATCGAATTAATGTGCTTGCCAGGAAATCCAAAACGGAAGGCTTGAACCCTGAAGAAAAAGAGGAGCAAGCAAAACTTCGTGCGGAATATCTGGAGAAATTTAGAGATAATTTTCGAGGACACCTGGAGTCCATAAAATTTGTCGATGATGACTGTGTCGAAAAAGGCAAAGAAAAAAATTAA
- the spo0A gene encoding sporulation transcription factor Spo0A: MTNKIRVGIADDNKDFCEILTDFFETQQNIDIVFTVHDGMQTVEAVFKEKPDVLILDMIMPYLDGLGVLEKINGMDLDNTPKIIMLSAVGQESITQKAINLGAEYYVVKPFDLNILAKRIYQLSGHDQVMNQPNRGAISRSIINTDETKKNDLEIDITNIIHEVGVPAHIKGYQYLRHAITMVVEDMDLLSAVTKELYPAIAKKNNTTPSRVERAIRHAIEVAWNRGKIETLNSLFGYTVHNDKGKPTNSEFIAIIADKLRLERKVS, encoded by the coding sequence ATGACAAACAAAATCAGAGTGGGAATTGCAGATGACAATAAGGATTTCTGCGAAATTCTCACGGATTTCTTCGAAACACAGCAAAATATCGATATTGTCTTTACCGTCCATGATGGAATGCAGACAGTCGAAGCCGTTTTTAAAGAAAAGCCTGACGTGCTCATTCTTGACATGATTATGCCTTATCTCGATGGGCTTGGAGTATTGGAAAAAATTAACGGCATGGATCTAGACAATACTCCAAAAATCATCATGTTATCTGCCGTAGGTCAGGAATCGATCACTCAAAAAGCCATCAATCTTGGCGCAGAATACTATGTGGTGAAGCCATTCGATTTAAATATTCTCGCAAAACGAATCTATCAGCTGTCTGGTCATGATCAGGTAATGAATCAGCCAAATAGAGGCGCCATTTCGAGATCCATTATCAATACAGACGAGACCAAGAAGAATGATCTCGAAATTGATATTACTAATATCATTCACGAGGTCGGTGTTCCTGCCCACATCAAGGGGTATCAGTATTTGCGCCATGCGATCACCATGGTCGTTGAAGACATGGATCTTCTAAGTGCTGTTACAAAGGAACTCTATCCAGCCATTGCAAAAAAGAACAATACTACACCCAGCCGAGTGGAAAGAGCCATCCGGCATGCCATTGAAGTGGCTTGGAATCGGGGAAAAATTGAAACATTAAACAGCTTATTTGGGTATACGGTACATAATGACAAAGGCAAACCGACAAACAGTGAGTTTATCGCCATTATTGCCGACAAACTCCGACTGGAACGAAAAGTAAGCTAG
- the rplU gene encoding 50S ribosomal protein L21, giving the protein MYAVIETGGKQYRVQEGDVITIEKLNVAAGDDITFDRVLLLNDGTSVQVGAPILEEAKVFGSVVENGKGEKVIIFKYKAKKDYRKKQGHRQPYTMVKIESLSADGKPAPKKAKPVAEAVEADKPAEEKKPVAKKAAEKKPTAKKADGEEKAKKPAAKKAAKADA; this is encoded by the coding sequence ATGTATGCAGTAATCGAAACCGGCGGAAAGCAGTACAGAGTACAGGAAGGCGACGTAATCACCATTGAAAAGCTCAATGTAGCAGCAGGTGATGACATCACTTTTGACAGAGTATTGCTTCTGAATGACGGTACAAGCGTTCAGGTTGGAGCTCCAATTCTGGAAGAAGCAAAGGTTTTTGGATCCGTAGTTGAGAATGGTAAAGGTGAAAAGGTTATCATCTTTAAGTACAAGGCTAAGAAGGATTACAGAAAGAAGCAGGGACACAGACAGCCTTATACAATGGTTAAAATTGAATCATTGTCCGCTGATGGGAAACCGGCTCCTAAGAAAGCTAAGCCTGTTGCTGAAGCAGTAGAAGCGGATAAACCAGCTGAAGAAAAGAAGCCTGTTGCTAAAAAAGCAGCAGAAAAAAAGCCTACAGCAAAAAAAGCTGACGGCGAAGAAAAGGCAAAGAAGCCTGCAGCGAAAAAAGCAGCTAAGGCAGATGCCTAA
- a CDS encoding DUF2344 domain-containing protein, with translation MSRYVIKFYKEGVLRYISHLDLLRLFKRSFKREGIRLQYSQGFNPHPKMSFAQPLSLGYSSTGEYIEFETTQPYPPEEIKEKMNRILPEGMGILSCEELPAAGKTLAAMTNAADYEISIPCPEGGNIDIIQLVSAYLSQKAITVLKHQRKSGKDVEIDMKPMIHDFAGFVDNNYIMLHCRLSAGSTANLSPELVLSSFCSHSRISYDRTEVNIKRKEIYFDS, from the coding sequence ATGAGCCGCTATGTAATTAAGTTTTATAAAGAAGGTGTACTGCGGTACATCTCTCATTTAGATCTTCTTAGACTGTTCAAACGGTCTTTTAAAAGGGAAGGAATTCGACTTCAGTATTCTCAGGGCTTCAATCCTCATCCCAAGATGAGTTTCGCTCAGCCCCTGTCTCTTGGCTATTCCAGTACAGGCGAATACATTGAGTTTGAAACCACACAGCCCTATCCACCGGAAGAAATCAAAGAAAAGATGAATCGAATCCTTCCAGAAGGCATGGGAATTCTATCCTGCGAGGAGCTTCCTGCTGCAGGAAAAACCTTGGCGGCAATGACAAATGCTGCAGATTATGAGATTTCCATACCGTGTCCAGAAGGAGGAAACATCGATATCATCCAGCTTGTGTCTGCCTATCTGTCTCAAAAGGCAATCACCGTTCTGAAGCATCAAAGAAAGAGTGGTAAGGATGTAGAGATTGATATGAAACCCATGATTCACGATTTTGCGGGGTTTGTTGACAATAATTATATTATGTTACACTGCAGACTGTCAGCAGGCAGCACAGCGAATCTGAGCCCCGAATTGGTTTTGTCTTCTTTCTGCAGTCATTCAAGAATTTCCTATGATCGTACGGAAGTAAACATAAAACGCAAAGAAATTTATTTCGATAGTTGA
- a CDS encoding M23 family metallopeptidase — protein MYNNRRYSRKRKGYGSTLIKQILVCIIIVLLVIVIKKMDIAIVNQSIETFKAALNHDYKAADIVDSARNLASKARDIPDNIVAAFQRSESKLAFSPPADEDAIISTFGEKTGFFGSETSGFERGMKFQSDQELQVYAVGGGIVSEIGESSQYGKYIKIVHGDDVVSIYGGCTQIYVQSLEKVKKGQLIGSVSPENNGYLSFELWVDDDIVNPASYIEF, from the coding sequence ATGTACAATAATAGAAGGTATTCAAGAAAAAGGAAAGGATACGGATCTACTCTCATAAAGCAGATTCTGGTCTGCATCATCATTGTCTTACTGGTCATTGTCATTAAGAAAATGGATATTGCGATTGTGAATCAGAGCATTGAGACTTTCAAAGCAGCACTGAACCATGATTATAAAGCCGCAGATATTGTGGATTCTGCAAGGAATCTTGCCTCCAAGGCCAGGGATATTCCCGACAACATTGTCGCCGCTTTTCAGCGAAGCGAAAGTAAGCTGGCATTTTCGCCACCGGCTGATGAAGATGCGATTATTTCTACCTTTGGTGAAAAAACTGGATTTTTTGGTTCTGAAACAAGCGGATTTGAACGGGGAATGAAATTCCAGTCTGATCAAGAACTTCAGGTATATGCCGTTGGAGGTGGAATTGTCTCTGAGATAGGAGAAAGCAGTCAATACGGAAAATATATCAAAATCGTCCACGGAGACGATGTGGTTTCGATTTACGGCGGCTGTACTCAGATTTATGTACAATCATTGGAGAAGGTAAAAAAGGGCCAGCTGATCGGTTCTGTCAGTCCCGAAAACAATGGCTATCTCAGTTTTGAGCTCTGGGTTGATGATGATATTGTAAATCCGGCTAGTTATATTGAATTTTAG
- a CDS encoding 50S ribosomal protein L27 produces the protein MASKKGVGSSKNGRDSESKRLGVKRSDGQTVSAGSILVRQRGTKFHPGNNVGIGGDDTLFAKVDGAVKFERYDKTRKKVSVYPKEA, from the coding sequence ATGGCAAGTAAAAAAGGAGTAGGTAGCTCCAAAAACGGACGCGACAGTGAGTCGAAACGACTTGGTGTCAAGAGAAGCGACGGTCAGACTGTCAGCGCTGGAAGCATTCTGGTTAGACAGAGAGGTACGAAGTTTCACCCCGGAAACAATGTAGGAATCGGTGGAGACGATACTTTATTTGCAAAAGTCGATGGAGCTGTAAAGTTCGAAAGATATGACAAAACCAGAAAAAAAGTAAGCGTTTATCCGAAAGAAGCATAA
- a CDS encoding TIGR03960 family B12-binding radical SAM protein: MVLTNQLDKLLMKVEKPGRYTGGEWNSASKDLSGIKTRFGFAFPDTYEIGMSYLGLQIIYHILNKKDSVFCERIFAPAIDMEELMRKEGIPLFTLETKSPVKDMDILGFTLQYELSFSNLINMLDLSGIPFKSAERTKEHPFVAAGGPCAFNPEPLADIVDFFMLGDGEEILPEVCEAHESWKMSGREKEEFLKTLAQIPGIYVPKFYTPVYEENGTIRSIERNYEKAPLQIEKRIVEDLNTVDFPEHCIVPFIDTVHDRAVIEIFRGCTRGCRFCQAGMIYRPVRERSKDKIKEIAMSQIESTGHEELTILSLSTSDHSEIEPLVQELMGVCRENNVSLSLPSLRLDSFSFKVLEEIQGYKKSGLTFAPEAGTQRLRDVINKSITDQDIYHAMEKAIELGWSNIKLYFMVGLPTETFEDLDGIAEIARNITDLNYRITGKRGRFNVTISVSNFVPKAHTPFQWFPQDSAELFHKKHQYLKDKLKSIKGVTFQYHGTEVSYMEAVFARGDRRLSDTLIKAVELGCKFDGWREHFNYGLWIKALDETGIDPDFYACRVRSFEEVLPWDLIDSGVTKAFLLEENQNAVKGSQSVDCRRGCIGCGINQRVNCTMEGTL, translated from the coding sequence ATGGTATTAACGAATCAATTGGACAAGCTGCTGATGAAGGTGGAAAAGCCTGGCAGATATACTGGCGGAGAATGGAATTCGGCCAGCAAAGATCTTTCTGGCATAAAGACAAGGTTTGGCTTTGCCTTTCCCGATACTTATGAAATCGGCATGTCTTATTTGGGTCTTCAGATCATTTATCATATTCTGAACAAAAAAGATTCGGTTTTCTGCGAAAGAATCTTTGCCCCCGCCATTGACATGGAGGAGCTGATGCGGAAGGAAGGAATCCCGCTGTTTACACTAGAGACAAAATCACCGGTCAAGGATATGGACATCCTTGGTTTTACACTGCAATATGAACTTTCCTTCAGTAATCTGATCAATATGCTGGATCTTTCCGGCATTCCTTTTAAGAGTGCAGAAAGGACGAAGGAGCATCCCTTTGTTGCAGCAGGAGGCCCATGTGCCTTTAACCCAGAACCCCTTGCTGATATTGTGGATTTCTTTATGCTGGGAGATGGAGAAGAAATTCTTCCAGAAGTGTGCGAAGCCCATGAAAGCTGGAAGATGTCTGGTAGAGAAAAAGAGGAATTTCTAAAAACGCTAGCGCAGATCCCCGGTATTTATGTGCCGAAATTCTACACCCCAGTTTACGAAGAAAATGGCACCATTCGATCAATAGAAAGAAATTACGAAAAAGCGCCTCTGCAAATTGAAAAGAGAATTGTGGAGGATTTAAATACAGTGGATTTTCCGGAGCATTGCATCGTTCCCTTTATTGATACAGTTCATGACCGTGCTGTAATTGAAATCTTCCGGGGCTGTACCAGAGGGTGTCGTTTTTGCCAGGCCGGCATGATCTATCGCCCTGTAAGAGAGCGGTCAAAGGATAAAATAAAGGAAATTGCAATGAGCCAGATAGAATCCACAGGTCATGAGGAGCTGACAATCCTGTCCCTCTCTACCAGTGATCATTCTGAAATCGAGCCTCTAGTACAAGAGCTGATGGGTGTCTGCCGCGAGAACAACGTATCTCTTTCGCTGCCGTCACTTCGACTTGATTCGTTCTCATTTAAAGTTTTAGAGGAAATTCAGGGCTACAAGAAATCCGGACTGACCTTTGCCCCGGAAGCAGGAACTCAGAGACTCAGAGACGTAATCAATAAATCCATCACAGATCAGGATATTTATCATGCTATGGAGAAAGCGATAGAACTGGGCTGGAGCAATATTAAGCTATACTTTATGGTTGGTCTTCCTACAGAAACCTTTGAGGATCTGGATGGCATTGCAGAAATCGCCAGAAATATTACGGATCTCAATTATCGGATTACGGGCAAGCGGGGCAGATTTAATGTTACCATCAGCGTTTCTAATTTTGTGCCCAAAGCCCATACTCCATTTCAGTGGTTCCCTCAGGATTCAGCGGAACTGTTTCACAAGAAGCATCAATATCTCAAAGATAAGCTGAAAAGCATCAAAGGTGTAACCTTCCAGTACCATGGCACTGAAGTAAGCTATATGGAAGCAGTTTTTGCAAGAGGGGATAGACGACTTTCCGATACACTCATCAAAGCAGTAGAACTGGGATGTAAGTTCGACGGCTGGAGGGAGCATTTTAACTACGGCCTTTGGATCAAGGCCTTGGATGAGACTGGTATCGACCCTGATTTTTATGCCTGCCGCGTACGATCCTTTGAGGAAGTTCTGCCTTGGGATTTGATTGACTCTGGCGTCACAAAAGCCTTCCTGCTGGAAGAAAATCAAAATGCAGTAAAAGGAAGTCAGTCTGTCGACTGCAGACGAGGCTGCATCGGCTGCGGCATCAATCAGAGAGTGAATTGCACCATGGAGGGAACGCTATGA
- a CDS encoding ComEA family DNA-binding protein: MMNHLYEHFTKDKKLMIKVIAGILLLVIAFFSYLMKNSGEEAIVVTEGTAIDGSAAMVLTGSAIEENSPSLEIVIDVSGAVGKPSVLVLPEGSRVYQAVEKSGGFTAEADTRFINQAELLTDGQKLYIPTKEEIEQAQNGAAPATPITAGGGTGFTGIPEGLSQQSSDHGLININTADSAVLQQLSGVGPSTAEKIIKYRNENGAFQSIEDIKNVSGIGDKTFEKFKDKIKVK, translated from the coding sequence ATGATGAATCATTTATATGAGCACTTCACCAAAGATAAAAAACTGATGATTAAGGTAATCGCGGGCATACTGCTTCTTGTGATTGCCTTTTTTTCTTATCTGATGAAAAACTCAGGAGAAGAAGCCATAGTAGTTACAGAAGGTACAGCAATTGACGGAAGTGCGGCTATGGTTTTGACAGGATCTGCTATCGAAGAGAATTCCCCCAGCTTGGAAATTGTGATTGATGTATCAGGCGCGGTCGGCAAGCCTTCTGTTTTGGTTCTTCCTGAGGGAAGCCGCGTTTATCAGGCTGTCGAAAAATCCGGTGGATTCACAGCAGAAGCAGATACACGATTTATCAATCAGGCTGAGCTTCTAACAGATGGCCAAAAGCTTTATATCCCCACAAAAGAGGAAATAGAGCAGGCACAGAACGGTGCTGCTCCCGCTACACCGATAACAGCTGGCGGCGGTACTGGTTTTACAGGGATTCCTGAAGGATTGTCACAGCAATCTTCGGATCATGGACTTATCAATATCAACACAGCCGATTCCGCGGTTTTGCAGCAATTATCAGGCGTAGGGCCATCTACAGCAGAAAAAATTATCAAATATCGCAATGAAAACGGCGCATTTCAGTCCATTGAAGATATCAAAAATGTAAGCGGCATTGGCGATAAGACCTTTGAAAAATTTAAAGATAAAATCAAAGTAAAATAA
- the rbsB gene encoding ribose ABC transporter substrate-binding protein RbsB: MKKVFVLLLVLTMMVGMLGCGGGTKEEPAADKEGATIGLVVSTLNNPFFVDLRDGAQAKADELGATLVVFDSQDDSATEMSNVEDLITQKVDLILINPTDSDAVGNAVLACNEAGIPVITLDRAANDGEVAAHIASDNIAGGKMAGEFIIDQLGGKGKVVELEGIPGASAARDRGEGFNSAIAGSDIEVVAKQTANFDRAQGLSVMENILQAQPEINAVFAHNDEMALGALEAVKASGRDIMVVGFDATDDAVKAVEAGDMAATVQQLPKEIGGKGVEAAMKVIAGDSVDAYIPVDLALVKK; encoded by the coding sequence ATGAAAAAAGTATTCGTATTATTGCTGGTACTTACTATGATGGTTGGCATGTTAGGGTGCGGCGGCGGAACAAAAGAAGAGCCTGCAGCCGATAAGGAAGGGGCGACAATCGGCCTTGTCGTATCTACACTGAACAATCCTTTCTTTGTGGATCTAAGAGACGGAGCTCAAGCTAAGGCTGATGAACTTGGAGCCACCCTGGTAGTCTTCGATTCTCAGGATGACTCAGCAACAGAAATGTCCAATGTCGAAGACCTTATCACACAGAAAGTGGATCTAATCTTGATCAATCCAACCGACTCCGATGCTGTGGGCAATGCAGTACTCGCCTGCAATGAAGCTGGTATTCCTGTCATTACTCTTGACAGAGCAGCAAATGACGGTGAAGTTGCAGCACACATTGCTTCCGACAATATTGCAGGAGGTAAAATGGCTGGTGAATTCATCATCGATCAGCTGGGTGGAAAAGGCAAAGTTGTGGAACTGGAAGGAATCCCAGGTGCTTCTGCAGCAAGAGATAGAGGTGAAGGTTTCAATTCCGCAATCGCAGGAAGTGATATCGAAGTAGTTGCAAAACAGACTGCAAACTTTGACAGAGCACAAGGATTGTCTGTAATGGAAAATATTCTGCAGGCTCAGCCAGAAATCAACGCGGTATTTGCACACAACGACGAAATGGCGTTAGGTGCATTGGAAGCAGTAAAGGCTTCCGGACGTGATATCATGGTAGTTGGTTTTGATGCTACTGACGATGCGGTAAAGGCCGTAGAAGCAGGAGATATGGCCGCAACCGTTCAGCAGCTTCCCAAAGAGATAGGTGGCAAGGGTGTTGAAGCGGCAATGAAAGTTATCGCTGGAGACAGTGTAGACGCATATATCCCGGTTGACCTTGCCCTTGTAAAGAAATAA
- the spoIVB gene encoding SpoIVB peptidase, producing MYIQNKIRVSLIRRMRMYKEVVKKGSYLVLTFMVAALLAGGSLLSFIPSDIKIFSNETKVLQLPLKEVTISVLPERVLIPGGHSVGVRMNVKGVLIVGLEEIESTDGKFVNPGLDAGLQIGDNILEIDGTKVNNAREVKDVVNKIKADVRLKVKRKDDIMNIKLTPVQSVDDNLYKIGVWVKDRTAGIGTLTFYDPTTHTFGALGHAITDPETGTVLSVAQGELLNSKVESVKQGKAGSPGEIRGIFYEADKPLGKLAVNTEYGIFGDTYEDISNPLYQKPLEIGYQNEIKKGPAYILTTLDGNKIEKYDISIEKINHQTKADTKSMVIKVTDKRLLEKSGGIIQGMSGSPIIQNNKIIGAVTHVFVNDPQKGYGIFIEWMLQDSNVE from the coding sequence ATGTACATCCAGAATAAAATCAGAGTTTCCTTAATACGGAGGATGAGAATGTATAAGGAAGTTGTTAAGAAAGGATCTTACCTGGTCCTTACTTTTATGGTTGCTGCTCTCCTGGCTGGAGGCAGCTTATTATCTTTTATCCCAAGTGATATCAAAATTTTCTCAAATGAAACAAAAGTGCTGCAGTTGCCCCTGAAAGAGGTGACCATTAGCGTACTCCCGGAACGAGTACTCATTCCGGGCGGGCATTCCGTAGGCGTGAGAATGAATGTGAAAGGTGTGCTGATTGTTGGCCTTGAGGAAATTGAGTCTACTGACGGCAAATTTGTAAATCCGGGTCTTGATGCGGGTCTCCAAATCGGTGACAATATCCTTGAGATTGATGGGACGAAAGTAAATAATGCCAGAGAAGTCAAGGACGTTGTGAACAAAATAAAAGCAGATGTAAGATTGAAAGTAAAAAGAAAAGATGATATCATGAATATCAAGCTTACTCCTGTACAAAGTGTTGACGATAACCTATATAAAATAGGAGTATGGGTCAAGGACAGAACCGCGGGGATTGGTACACTCACGTTTTATGATCCCACAACCCACACCTTCGGTGCGCTGGGACATGCCATTACAGACCCCGAGACGGGAACGGTTCTCTCCGTTGCACAAGGGGAGCTGCTCAATTCAAAGGTTGAATCTGTAAAGCAGGGAAAAGCCGGCAGTCCAGGGGAAATCAGAGGTATTTTCTATGAAGCTGACAAGCCTCTGGGAAAACTCGCAGTCAATACTGAATACGGCATATTCGGTGATACCTACGAGGATATTTCAAACCCACTCTATCAAAAACCTCTTGAAATAGGGTATCAAAACGAAATCAAAAAAGGCCCCGCATATATCCTAACCACGCTTGATGGAAACAAAATTGAGAAGTACGATATTAGTATTGAAAAAATCAACCATCAGACCAAAGCAGATACAAAAAGCATGGTAATCAAGGTAACTGATAAACGTCTTTTGGAAAAAAGTGGTGGAATTATCCAGGGTATGAGCGGTAGTCCGATCATACAAAATAACAAAATTATTGGGGCCGTAACGCATGTATTCGTCAACGATCCACAGAAAGGCTACGGAATCTTTATTGAATGGATGCTTCAAGACTCAAATGTCGAATAA
- a CDS encoding HD domain-containing protein, producing MANKHPSREECLTLLNEYHTPAHVVRHCLKVTETALKIAEALNHKGYNLNLELIQGAGLIHDIARVHEKHWEIGADIAEDLGYCQEAEIIRIHMFYNCNPKVDEINETDIICLSDRMVKEDQYVGLERRMQYILDQFKEQKDIADRISERIKENKAMLLRIEQILGVSIDSLM from the coding sequence ATGGCAAATAAACATCCCTCCAGAGAAGAATGCTTAACATTATTAAATGAATACCACACACCTGCCCATGTCGTAAGGCACTGTTTAAAGGTAACAGAAACTGCGTTAAAGATTGCTGAGGCTTTAAATCATAAGGGCTATAATCTGAATCTTGAATTGATTCAGGGCGCAGGTCTGATCCATGATATCGCCAGAGTTCACGAAAAGCACTGGGAGATCGGCGCAGACATTGCAGAAGACCTGGGTTATTGTCAGGAAGCAGAGATCATCAGAATTCATATGTTTTATAATTGTAATCCCAAGGTTGACGAAATCAACGAAACCGATATCATCTGCCTCTCTGACCGCATGGTAAAAGAAGATCAATATGTAGGTCTTGAAAGGAGAATGCAATACATTCTTGATCAATTCAAGGAACAAAAGGACATCGCAGACCGAATCAGCGAAAGAATCAAGGAAAATAAAGCTATGCTCCTTCGGATTGAACAAATTCTAGGTGTCTCCATCGATTCGCTCATGTAA